A single window of Rhodococcus jostii RHA1 DNA harbors:
- a CDS encoding transposase, producing MLVAKGYRPVNRDQQFLLPPDMREWVPPTHPVWTVIEIVDTHLDTSAFHDSRRTGGAGRAGYDPDMLVTLLVWSWSRGVRSSRQIERACSEVVSYRVICAGDAPDHVTISRFRKDNHTACEALFTQVLILAARLGLGRLETIALDGVKIASNASKDANRTEDGLRRAAEAEAARIAAAAAAAHAATDDAEDDLYGEDDPGPGQVPAELADPTTRSARIAEALAQLDAQKQAEQSERDGKAQDYLARLDAGETVMGRVPVGAEVAAAERRLAEAVAAQQAVIERFRGRTASGGGGGFVPKPVDEHHLVRRRRTELDTALRKQGERTAAAGQRRRNITDPDSRLQPLRGGGWLQGYNCQAFTSADGLILATGVGTGPVDYDYFPDMVDKAGKAAQLIDTSRRDTNPVGADPARPAPAPAPEELIGVMLFDAGYCSRANLTSPGPDRLIATGKSHHLEAAAAADPVTGPPPPQADPIQAMTRRLRTEAGIATYRKRSPIAETVFGHAKHNLGFRRFTSRGLDRARSEWAFHAAVHNLGKILTHLTAGTPLPATS from the coding sequence GTGTTGGTGGCCAAGGGATATCGACCGGTGAATCGTGACCAGCAGTTTTTGTTGCCACCGGACATGCGGGAGTGGGTGCCGCCCACGCATCCGGTGTGGACGGTGATCGAGATCGTCGACACCCATCTCGACACCAGTGCCTTTCATGACTCTCGCCGCACCGGAGGCGCCGGGCGGGCCGGGTACGACCCGGACATGCTGGTGACCCTGCTGGTGTGGTCGTGGTCGCGGGGGGTGCGGTCGTCGCGGCAGATCGAGCGGGCCTGCTCGGAGGTGGTGTCCTACCGGGTGATCTGCGCCGGCGATGCCCCCGATCACGTGACGATCTCACGGTTCCGCAAGGACAACCACACCGCCTGCGAGGCCCTGTTCACGCAGGTCCTGATCCTGGCCGCACGGTTGGGTCTGGGCCGGCTCGAGACGATCGCGTTGGACGGGGTGAAGATCGCCTCGAACGCATCGAAGGACGCCAACCGCACCGAGGACGGGCTGCGCCGGGCAGCCGAGGCGGAGGCCGCGCGGATCGCCGCGGCCGCGGCGGCCGCGCACGCCGCCACCGATGACGCCGAGGACGACCTCTACGGCGAGGACGATCCGGGCCCGGGGCAGGTGCCGGCGGAGTTGGCCGATCCCACGACCCGCTCGGCACGCATCGCCGAGGCGTTGGCCCAGCTCGACGCGCAGAAGCAGGCCGAACAGTCCGAGCGGGACGGGAAGGCACAGGACTACCTGGCCCGGCTCGACGCGGGTGAGACGGTGATGGGCCGGGTGCCGGTCGGGGCCGAGGTCGCCGCCGCCGAGCGGCGTCTGGCCGAGGCGGTCGCCGCCCAGCAGGCGGTGATCGAGCGGTTCCGGGGGCGCACCGCGTCAGGGGGCGGGGGCGGGTTCGTTCCGAAACCGGTCGACGAGCACCACCTGGTGCGGCGTCGGCGCACCGAACTCGACACCGCCCTGCGCAAGCAGGGTGAGCGCACCGCTGCCGCCGGGCAGCGGCGCCGCAACATCACCGACCCCGATTCGCGGTTGCAGCCGCTGCGCGGCGGCGGGTGGCTGCAGGGCTACAACTGCCAGGCCTTCACCAGTGCGGACGGGTTGATCCTGGCCACCGGAGTCGGGACCGGCCCGGTCGACTACGACTACTTCCCCGACATGGTCGACAAGGCAGGCAAGGCCGCGCAGCTGATCGACACCTCCCGCCGCGACACGAACCCGGTCGGCGCGGACCCTGCCCGCCCGGCCCCGGCCCCGGCCCCGGAGGAGTTGATCGGGGTGATGCTCTTCGACGCCGGCTACTGCTCCCGCGCCAATCTCACCTCGCCGGGCCCGGACCGGTTGATCGCCACCGGCAAATCCCATCACCTCGAGGCTGCCGCCGCCGCTGATCCGGTCACCGGACCGCCACCGCCGCAAGCGGATCCGATCCAGGCCATGACCCGCCGGCTGCGCACCGAGGCCGGCATCGCCACCTACCGCAAACGCTCACCCATCGCCGAAACCGTGTTCGGGCACGCCAAACACAACCTCGGATTCCGCCGCTTCACCAGCCGCGGCCTCGACCGCGCCCGCAGCGAATGGGCGTTCCACGCCGCAGTGCACAACCTGGGCAAGATCCTCACCCACCTGACCGCAGGCACCCCGCTCCCGGCCACCTCATGA